A stretch of DNA from Pontiella agarivorans:
TGTCCGCAGATGATCGGATCACCGACTTTCAGTGTCCCTTCTTTCACCAGCACAGACGCCGTCGGTCCCATACCCTGTTCCATCTGAGCCTCAACCACAAAACCATTGGCCGGTTTATTGGGATTGGCTTTCAGCTCCAGCATTTCGGATTCAAGCAGAATACGTTCAAGCAAACTGTCAATACCTTCTCCGGTATGCGCACTGACCGGAATACAGCCGATATCGCCGCCCCAGTCCTCCACCATCACTTCATGTTCCTGAAGCTGCTGTTTTACGCGATCGGGATTAGCCGAACGCAGGTCCATTTTATTCATGGCAATAATCATGCAGACGCCGGCCGCTTTCGCATGCCGAAGTGCTTCAAGCGTCTGAGGCATTACACCGTCATCGGCTGCAACCACCAGCACCACGATATCCGTCAGATTTGCCCCGCGGGCACGCATGGCGGTAAACGCGGCATGGCCCGGTGTATCGAGAAAAGTGATTTTATGATCATTGAGCTCCACCGTATATGCGCCAATGTGCTGGGTAATCCCGCCGGACTCACCGGCGGTCACCCGCGTGTCGCGAACTTTATCGAGCAGCGACGTTTTACCGTGGTCAACGTGGCCCATAAACGTAACCACCGGCGGGCGCGGAAGCAAAGCATCCGGAGTATCCGGAAGCTCCTGCTTCTTCTTGGCCGCCGCTTTCTTTGCGGATGCCTTGGGCTGCTGCGGTGCGGCCTTTTTCTTTTCTTCCTTGCGGACCGTAAAGCCGTGTTTCGCACCGATCTCTTTGGCCACCTTCAGATCAATCTCTGCATTGATCGATGCAAAGACGTTCATTTTCATCAGTTCAGCAATGACAACATTCGGCTTGAGATCCATCATCTCCGCGAACTCTTTCACAACCACCTTCGGCTTTTTCAGCTCAATCAGGCCAGGCTCTTTCGAGGGTGCAGCCGCCGGCGCGGCTTCCTCGGCAGGAGCCTGCTTTTCAGCCGGAGCTTCCTGAACGGCCGGTTCGTCGGCAGCCGGAATCTCTTCAGCAGCCGGAGCTTCCTGCTCCGGTTCCGCTTCGGCCTCGGAATTATCTTCGCGGGCCTCGTCAATGGAAGCATAGCCCAGCTCGTCGCAGACCTGGGCAATCTGTTCATCGTTCAGCTCGGCATCCGGGCCATCGACAGCAATGTCGATATCGCCCAGAATCTCTATCAGTTCATCGGCAGAAACGCCGACATCTTTTGCAGTTTGTACTACAGTCATCATTCTGAAATCTCACCATGTTCTTTAATGTATTCACCTTCGGCAGCATACCAGATTGATTTGGCCTGCTCGCGGGAAATGCCCTCGATAGAAGAAAGGTCGTCCATATCGGCCGCCAAAATTCCTTCCAGGGTCAGGAAGCCGGAGAAGACCAGCTTTTCTGAAAATTCGTCGCCGATACCTTCGATCGCCGCCAACTTTGTGACCGCGACAGCAACGCGTTCCTCAAAGTCCATACTCTCTTCATCCTTCTGGATGTCGACCCGCCAGCCAGTCAGCTTGGAGGTCAGGCGCGCATTCTGGCCGCGTTTACCGATGGCCAGCGAAAGCTGATCCGGCTCAACCGTAACCTGCACGGTCTGCGTCTCTTCATCGGCATCCACACTTTTCAGACGCGCCGGCGCAAGCGCATTGGTAATCAAGGTGTGGATATCTTCACTCCAGCGGACAATATCTATTTTTTCGCCGGAGAGTTCGCGCACAATATTTTTGACCCGCATGCCGCGCATGCCGACGCAGGCCCCAACCGGGTCCACCCGCTCGTCATAGGAAATGACCGCCACTTTGGAGCGGTAGCCCGCTTCTCGGGCAATGCCTTTAATCTCCATCGTTCCATCAGAAATTTCCGACACCTCCAGCTCAAACAGACGCCGGACAAAATCAGGATGATTGCGCGAAAGCACAATTTCAGGTCCACGCTCCCGTTCGCGTACATTCTGGATGATGGCGCGAATACGCTCACCGACTTCATACTCTTCAGTCGGAACACGTTCCTTAGAAGGCATGATGGCCTCGCCGTGCTCGAGCTCGATCACAACATCCGAACGATCAAAACGGGTAACAGTACCCGTGATGATTTCACCGATACGGTCTTTATACTCTTCGAAGATCAGTTCCTTCTCGGCATTGCGTATTTTCTGCATGATCACCTGTTTGGCAGTCTGGGCAGCAATACGACCGAGGCGCGGAGGAGTGGTTTCAATTTCAGAACCGTCCGAAAGCTTCCGGTACGCCTTCTGTTCAAACGTTTTCCGATCAATGGAAATACGCAGGGTGTCGTCTTCCATGCCATTCTTTTCCGCCACGCTCTGAAGCGCCAGCTCAATGGCACGTACAATCACATCACGCTCAACGCCGCGCTCGCTTTCCATGTACTCGACAACGGCTTTCAGCTCTGCAGGATTCATAACCGCTACCTCCTTCACTCAACCTTCAATTTCAAATAACCGGCCCCTTTATCGAAAAAGAGCGGCCGATGGGGCCACTCTTTACCAGAGCCAAAATATCAACAAGACGTGGAAGCTACTCCTCCACCCCCGCCCCGTCAAGGGCCAATCCGGGCAAATCCCGGCCCGCCAAACACAAAAATACGGACCGCACACCGACATACCCGCCCATGACAGAACATTGATTCATACCCCGCCCACGCGGCTTTTTCCCCTGCAGACTCAGGCAGTTTGTGTGATTAGCCCGATACTTACGAATCCGGTGAAATACAGATGGGTTGAAGAAAAGTGGAGCCAATGATCGGAGTCGAACCGATGACCTATTCATTACGAGTGAATTGCTCTACCAACTGAGCTACATTGGCCACTTGAAAGAAGGCCTGAGTGTTTACGAAAATCGGGGGACGGGGTCAACCCGGATTTACAGCTTTTCACGGTCAGCCGGAAAGCGGATTGAGCGGCACAGGCTGTTTCGGTACGGTCAGAGAGAACCGAAATGCACCGGATTCATCAGCGGCCCGGTTTTATGTGCCCGAAATTGCGGCCTGCCACTCCTCGCTGTCGGGGCCGACCACACATTCGTTGTTGACCCGCATGGCAAGGCGTTTTTTACATTTCGACACAACATCGGAAAACTCACCGGCCGGGATGGAGCCCACGGATTCAACCAGCGCCTGCCAGTGCGGTTCATTCTGTTCCGCCAACTGATAGTAAACCCATTTGCCGGATTTTTTCTGGGCCAGCAGGCCGGCTTTGTAGAGCATTTTCAGATTCCGGGAGGCATTGTACTGCGTATCGCCGGTCACATCCATGGCTTCGGCCACGGTGATGCATTGGTCCACGTGGATCAGCAACCAGAACAGGCGCAGCCGATGAGGCTCTGCAAGGGCTTTGAGGGCATCGATATATTCTTCATTCATGACGGTCCTTCTGATTCACTAAACCGGCAATCATGATAGCAATTCCGAGCAAACATACCACTCCGGAATGCATCGCATGAAAGGCCAGTGCCGCCCCCCGCTCTCCGGAAAACAACGCCATCCAGAAAATCGGGCAGCACAACCCCAGCAGGGCCATATTCCGACCGGCTTTAACCTGCCCGGACATACTGCCTCCTTTAATAAGGGTGGTAATCACCAGATACAGATAGCGGTATGCACACCATTTGCTCATACAGGAGATGAGTCGCCTGCCGGACATTCCCTCTTTCTCCTTCGATTGCATATCGGTCGTTTTTTCCATTTCG
This window harbors:
- a CDS encoding ArsR/SmtB family transcription factor; this translates as MNEEYIDALKALAEPHRLRLFWLLIHVDQCITVAEAMDVTGDTQYNASRNLKMLYKAGLLAQKKSGKWVYYQLAEQNEPHWQALVESVGSIPAGEFSDVVSKCKKRLAMRVNNECVVGPDSEEWQAAISGT
- the infB gene encoding translation initiation factor IF-2, with the translated sequence MMTVVQTAKDVGVSADELIEILGDIDIAVDGPDAELNDEQIAQVCDELGYASIDEAREDNSEAEAEPEQEAPAAEEIPAADEPAVQEAPAEKQAPAEEAAPAAAPSKEPGLIELKKPKVVVKEFAEMMDLKPNVVIAELMKMNVFASINAEIDLKVAKEIGAKHGFTVRKEEKKKAAPQQPKASAKKAAAKKKQELPDTPDALLPRPPVVTFMGHVDHGKTSLLDKVRDTRVTAGESGGITQHIGAYTVELNDHKITFLDTPGHAAFTAMRARGANLTDIVVLVVAADDGVMPQTLEALRHAKAAGVCMIIAMNKMDLRSANPDRVKQQLQEHEVMVEDWGGDIGCIPVSAHTGEGIDSLLERILLESEMLELKANPNKPANGFVVEAQMEQGMGPTASVLVKEGTLKVGDPIICGQYWGRIKALISDQGKKIRTAGPSTAVKILGLTNAPGAGDEFQTMGSDKEARAISEELQAEERQNQLGGAGAAAPKKMSLDDLFGTAGVGGEKKELKVIIKADVQGSVEAIAHSLSGIKSDKVEINIISNDVGNITVNDVMLASASDAIILGFHTGKENGANAAAKREGVEIRLYSIIYELIEDVESAMKGLLEPELREQVIGEAEIREVFELSKKSKIAGCMVMSGRVTAKASIRIKRGRDILFEGLIGSLKRFQNDASEVRQGQECGIRPDNFTNFESGDTIQAYIVEKITQEL
- the nusA gene encoding transcription termination factor NusA, which gives rise to MNPAELKAVVEYMESERGVERDVIVRAIELALQSVAEKNGMEDDTLRISIDRKTFEQKAYRKLSDGSEIETTPPRLGRIAAQTAKQVIMQKIRNAEKELIFEEYKDRIGEIITGTVTRFDRSDVVIELEHGEAIMPSKERVPTEEYEVGERIRAIIQNVRERERGPEIVLSRNHPDFVRRLFELEVSEISDGTMEIKGIAREAGYRSKVAVISYDERVDPVGACVGMRGMRVKNIVRELSGEKIDIVRWSEDIHTLITNALAPARLKSVDADEETQTVQVTVEPDQLSLAIGKRGQNARLTSKLTGWRVDIQKDEESMDFEERVAVAVTKLAAIEGIGDEFSEKLVFSGFLTLEGILAADMDDLSSIEGISREQAKSIWYAAEGEYIKEHGEISE